The Luteolibacter arcticus genome includes the window GGCCCGCGTCGAAGTGCGCGACCTCGAAAAGGGCGGCCAATGAGAGCGCTGCAACTCGTCGCCCCGTCCACGCTCGCCGTGGTGGATTTGCCCGCGCCAGTCCCGGTAGCGGGTGAGGTTCGTTTGCGCGTGAAGGCCTGCGGCATCTGCGGCAGCGACCTGCATGGCATGGACGGCAGCAGTGGACGGAGGATTCCGCCGCTGGTGATGGGGCACGAGGCCAGCGGCACGGTGGATGCCGTGGGGGATGGTGTCACCGCGTGGAAGGCCGGGGATCGCGTCACCTTCGACTCCACCGTCTGGTGCGGCGAATGCGGCTACTGTCGTGAGGGCCGCGTCAATCTGTGCGATGCGCGGCAAGTCGTCGGTGTCGCCTGCGCGGAGTTCCGGCGCGATGGGGCGTTCGCGGAATTCGTCACCGTGCCGCAGCGCATCCTTCACCGCTTGCCAGACGGGCTTTCGTTTGAGGAAGCCGCCTTTGCTGAGCCGGTGGGTGTCGCGCTGCATGCGGTGAAGCGGGCAGGGGATGTGGCCGGAAGTACGACACTTGTCGTAGGTGCCGGTCTCATCGGCCTGCTGGTCATCCAGGCGCTCAAGCGCGCCGGGGCGAGGAAGATCATCGCCGTGGATCTGGATGAAGGGCGGCTCACGCTCGCGAGAGAACTCGGGGCGGATGAAACCATTCTCAGCGGCAGCGCTCCCGTTCCTGAAGTGGACGTGGCGATGGAAGTCGTGGGTGCCGCACCCACGGTCGATCTCGCGATTCGCTCGGTGCGGAAAGGCGGCCGCGTCGTTCTGGTCGGCAATCTTTCCCCGACGGTTCCGCTGCCGTTGCAGATCGTGGTGACTCGCGAACTCGATGTTCTCGGAACCTGCGCGATTGCCGGGGAGTATCCCGAGGCACTCGAAGCCATCGCTTCCGGCGACATCCGGGTGAAGCCGCTCATTTCCGCCAGCGTTTCGCTGGAGGATGGCGTGTCGGCATTTGAGAAGGCCAAGGCGCCCGGGGCGCTGAAGGTGCTCGTGGTCGATGACGCGGGCGAAACGAAGAATTCTTAACGATGGATCACGCTTACCTTGAGATGTGCCACTCTTGCGAAAGCAAGGTGGTGTCGCATTACATCAGCCAGCCGGGGGCGGAGCCGCCCAGCCTTTCGCTTTGCGATGATTGCGTGCAGACGCATACGCCTGCGTTCGCAAGGGACTTCACGGAGGATTTGAGCGCCGAGGGCTGCCGCTTTTGTGGCGGAAAGGCCGCGGCGTCCGACAGCTTGGCCCATGTGATCGATGGCGCTGGGGCGGAAGAGAAGTTTCTCTGCCGGTCCTGCGCCTTGGAATATCACAGGATCGGGCTCCGGTATTTTGAAAGCCCGTTGGATCCGGATTTGAAAGCGGACGAGCGGCTTCGCGAAATCATGGCGCAAATCGACACGGACATGCGCCGCTGGGTGATCCAACGCGACAACTGATGGATTCGGAGGAACAGGGGGTGTGCATGAATTGTGGTGGCGATCACGCCACCGTTTTCCTCGTCACGATTGTCTCGGGAGTGAAGGAATCCCGACGTCTCTGCATGAAGTGCCACGTGCAGGGGCTGTCTGGATCCCCGATCCATGAGGCGATGAAGCAGGCAAGATGTTGTTTTTGTGGCGGACAGGCGGTGGTCCCCGATAGCTTGGCAAACATCGCCAATGGTCCTGAAACGGTGCCTGTATTCCTCTGCCTTTCTTGTTTCGCCGAATCGAACACGGTGGCCACGGAGAAACTCCGGATCTTGGAAAGCGAATCCGATTCACTCCCTTCATCCGAGCAGAAGAAACGACTCCGAGAGATCACGGAGCAGATCGAAACTCACATGCGCCGCTGGGTGATCCAACGCGACAACTGAATGAACGATCCCTTCGACCTCACTGAAAAAACCGCTCTTGTCACCGGAGCCAGCCGTGGATTGGGCAAAGGCTTCGCGCTCGCCCTGGCGAGAGCCGGGGCGGACGTCGTCGTGACGAGTCGCACACTGGCTTCGCTCGATGAGACTGTTTCCGAGATCGAAGCGCTCGGTCGCAAAGCGTGGCCGGTCGTCTTGGACGTGCGCGACAAGGATAGCATCGACGCTGCCGCCGAGGCCGCGTGGTCGGCTGCCGGTCATCTCGACATCCTCGTGAACAACGCCGGCTGCAATGTTCGCAAGCCCGCGCTCGAAGTGACGTGGGACGATTGGAACCTGATCCTGGACACCAACCTGCGCGGCGTCTTCTTCACCGCCCAGGCGATCGCCCGCCGGATGGTCGAGCGGGGCTACGGCCGCATCATCAATATCGGCTCGGTCACTTGTGTGAATGGCTATGCGGGACTCGCGCCGTATGGGGCCAGTCGCGGTGGTGTGAAACAGCTCACCATGAGCCTGGCCGACGATTGGGGGCAGCATGGTATCACCGTGAATTGCCTCGCGCCGGGCTGGTTCAAGACCGCGCAGAACGCCGTGATGTATGAGGACACCGGCTGGGTCGATTATCTAACAGACCGCATTCCGCTGAAGCGTCCCGGTGCCCCCGGCGATCTGGATGGCACGCTGGTGTTCCTCGCCTCGGATGCCAGCGCCTACATGACGGGCCAGACCCTTCTGGTGGATGGCGGCATTTCCGTCGGCGCGGTGCGGGCGGTGCCGCGGAAGCCCTAAGGAGCGCGGACATTCCGTCCACGCCGTGTCGACAGAATGTCGACACTCCTTACGGCCGCCGCTTGCGCTTCGCCACTCCCCGCCGTTTCCTCCAGCGATCCCATGCGAAAGATCGTCCACATCGACATGGATTGCTTCTATGCGGCGATCGAGGAGCGTGAGAATCCCTCGTTGCGCGGGAAGCCCGTGGGCGTGGGTGGCAGCTCGCGGCGCGGCGTGCTGACCACGGCGAATTACGCGGCGCGCAAGTTCGGGTGTCGCTCGGCGATGCCGGTTTTCAAGGC containing:
- a CDS encoding SDR family NAD(P)-dependent oxidoreductase; translated protein: MNDPFDLTEKTALVTGASRGLGKGFALALARAGADVVVTSRTLASLDETVSEIEALGRKAWPVVLDVRDKDSIDAAAEAAWSAAGHLDILVNNAGCNVRKPALEVTWDDWNLILDTNLRGVFFTAQAIARRMVERGYGRIINIGSVTCVNGYAGLAPYGASRGGVKQLTMSLADDWGQHGITVNCLAPGWFKTAQNAVMYEDTGWVDYLTDRIPLKRPGAPGDLDGTLVFLASDASAYMTGQTLLVDGGISVGAVRAVPRKP
- a CDS encoding zinc-dependent alcohol dehydrogenase, with product MRALQLVAPSTLAVVDLPAPVPVAGEVRLRVKACGICGSDLHGMDGSSGRRIPPLVMGHEASGTVDAVGDGVTAWKAGDRVTFDSTVWCGECGYCREGRVNLCDARQVVGVACAEFRRDGAFAEFVTVPQRILHRLPDGLSFEEAAFAEPVGVALHAVKRAGDVAGSTTLVVGAGLIGLLVIQALKRAGARKIIAVDLDEGRLTLARELGADETILSGSAPVPEVDVAMEVVGAAPTVDLAIRSVRKGGRVVLVGNLSPTVPLPLQIVVTRELDVLGTCAIAGEYPEALEAIASGDIRVKPLISASVSLEDGVSAFEKAKAPGALKVLVVDDAGETKNS